The following are from one region of the Ruegeria sp. THAF33 genome:
- a CDS encoding SDR family oxidoreductase, with protein MVDLTGKVIAITGAASGIGLACAKECIAAGATVALVDRNEAALKTVCDDLGDDAFSIVTDVAIPDSVDQMLPKILGRAGRLDAFHANAGAYIGGDVLEGDPDAWDRVLYLNINAAFRSVQAVLPHLAKQGSGDIIMTSSIAGVVPVVWEPIYTASKHAVQAFTHSVRRQVAKHGVRVGAVLPGPVVTALLDDWPKEKMEQALAEGSLMQPKEVADCVVFMLSRPANVTIRDLVILPNAVDL; from the coding sequence ATGGTTGATCTGACGGGCAAGGTGATCGCGATAACGGGCGCTGCGTCGGGGATTGGGCTGGCTTGTGCCAAAGAGTGTATCGCGGCAGGGGCCACGGTCGCTTTGGTCGATCGGAACGAAGCGGCGCTAAAGACAGTTTGCGATGACTTGGGGGACGACGCTTTTTCAATCGTCACAGACGTTGCGATTCCTGATAGCGTGGATCAGATGCTGCCAAAAATCCTCGGAAGAGCGGGGCGTCTGGACGCGTTCCACGCCAATGCCGGCGCTTACATTGGTGGGGACGTTCTGGAAGGCGATCCGGATGCGTGGGATCGTGTTTTGTACCTCAACATAAATGCGGCGTTTCGCTCGGTGCAGGCGGTTTTGCCACATCTGGCCAAACAGGGGTCGGGTGATATCATCATGACCAGTTCTATCGCAGGTGTCGTTCCCGTTGTGTGGGAACCCATCTATACAGCCTCAAAACATGCCGTACAGGCTTTCACTCACTCTGTCAGGCGGCAGGTTGCCAAGCATGGTGTGCGGGTTGGCGCTGTTCTGCCGGGCCCTGTAGTGACTGCTTTGCTGGATGACTGGCCGAAGGAAAAAATGGAACAAGCATTGGCCGAGGGGAGTCTGATGCAACCCAAAGAAGTGGCCGATTGCGTGGTTTTCATGCTCAGCCGTCCCGCGAATGTCACGATCCGGGATCTTGTCATCCTGCCAAACGCGGTGGACCTATGA
- a CDS encoding FGGY-family carbohydrate kinase, with protein sequence MSCFVGVDVGTGSARAGVFDSDGTLLASRKQEIQMWRDTGDIAEQSSTDIWQAVCACVRGAVEESGIEASQVKGVGFDAACSMVVLDQTMQPLSISASGRAERNVIVWMDHRAKDQAERINGLGHPVLDYVGGRISPEMQTPKLLWIKENMSDSFRSAGQFFDLPDYLTWAATGSLDRSACTVTCKWTYLAHERRWDDSYFNQIGLSEMPSEEYARIGQKIVAPGTPLAQGLTAQAASSMGLLEGTPVGAGLIDAHAGGIGTVGADPETGPESTMAYVFGTSACTMSTSKTAHKVPGVWGPYYSAMVPGMWLSEGGQSTAGEAIAHLITSHPSSSDATSLAQAKGMPLQSFLLREVERRVSDSSDAVRLAGARVIVPDFLGNRAPYADPDATGIVSGLTLAKDSDDLIATYVAAVLGVGYGMRQIMEAQAAHGVHPSTVAISGGAGESATIKQLLADASGAPVLSTTSPEPVLLGAAILGAVASQPETSLEEAMVRMSSEKERFLPKSGVIARLHDARYEAFKGLQDIERRLRQALAAPEGLPTSRPGKSF encoded by the coding sequence ATGAGCTGTTTCGTAGGGGTAGATGTTGGGACCGGCAGTGCCAGGGCGGGTGTATTCGACAGCGACGGCACTTTGTTGGCCAGCCGAAAACAAGAAATTCAAATGTGGCGCGACACCGGCGATATAGCCGAGCAGTCTTCGACAGACATCTGGCAGGCTGTTTGTGCCTGTGTTCGGGGCGCGGTTGAGGAGAGTGGAATCGAGGCCTCGCAGGTCAAAGGTGTTGGTTTCGATGCGGCGTGTTCAATGGTCGTCCTGGACCAGACCATGCAACCGCTGAGCATTAGCGCCTCGGGTAGGGCCGAGCGCAACGTGATCGTTTGGATGGACCACCGGGCCAAGGATCAGGCCGAGCGCATAAACGGATTGGGTCACCCCGTTTTGGACTACGTTGGCGGGCGGATCTCTCCTGAGATGCAGACGCCCAAGCTGCTGTGGATTAAAGAGAATATGTCGGACTCCTTCCGCAGCGCCGGCCAATTCTTTGACCTGCCGGATTATTTGACATGGGCCGCAACAGGGTCACTGGATCGCTCCGCTTGCACGGTGACATGCAAATGGACTTACCTGGCGCATGAACGTCGGTGGGATGACAGTTATTTCAACCAGATTGGTCTGTCAGAAATGCCATCTGAGGAGTATGCCCGTATCGGGCAGAAGATCGTGGCCCCCGGGACACCTCTGGCACAGGGATTGACCGCTCAAGCCGCATCGAGCATGGGGTTGCTTGAAGGTACACCCGTTGGCGCGGGTTTGATTGATGCTCATGCCGGGGGTATCGGCACCGTAGGCGCTGATCCCGAAACAGGACCCGAGTCGACGATGGCCTATGTATTCGGAACGTCCGCTTGCACGATGTCGACTTCGAAGACTGCGCACAAGGTTCCGGGTGTGTGGGGGCCATACTATTCGGCCATGGTGCCGGGAATGTGGTTGTCAGAAGGGGGGCAATCCACGGCTGGGGAAGCGATCGCGCACCTAATCACGAGCCATCCATCAAGCAGCGACGCAACCTCCCTCGCGCAAGCAAAGGGGATGCCGCTGCAATCGTTTCTTCTGCGCGAGGTCGAACGGCGCGTGTCAGATTCAAGCGATGCGGTCCGACTGGCAGGGGCCCGGGTAATTGTACCGGATTTTCTGGGCAACCGGGCCCCTTATGCCGACCCGGACGCAACCGGAATCGTTTCTGGCCTAACGCTGGCAAAAGACAGCGACGACCTCATTGCAACCTATGTCGCTGCAGTGCTTGGGGTAGGCTATGGGATGCGTCAGATTATGGAGGCGCAAGCCGCACATGGTGTTCATCCTTCGACCGTCGCAATTAGTGGTGGGGCAGGGGAAAGCGCCACAATCAAGCAACTTCTGGCAGATGCCAGTGGCGCTCCTGTTCTATCGACAACCTCACCTGAACCGGTTCTGTTGGGTGCAGCTATACTAGGTGCTGTGGCAAGCCAGCCAGAAACGTCTCTTGAGGAGGCAATGGTGAGGATGTCATCAGAAAAGGAACGGTTCTTGCCAAAATCTGGCGTGATCGCACGGCTACATGATGCCCGGTACGAGGCCTTTAAGGGTCTGCAAGACATTGAACGTCGTCTACGTCAGGCATTGGCAGCACCTGAAGGGCTACCTACATCGCGTCCCGGCAAAAGTTTTTGA